One Coffea arabica cultivar ET-39 chromosome 5c, Coffea Arabica ET-39 HiFi, whole genome shotgun sequence DNA window includes the following coding sequences:
- the LOC113690573 gene encoding protein ULTRAPETALA 1: MEDTANANTMKMRLFSEEEVRDISGLKRGCGGSRGGSDGDDYVEVTCGCTSHRYGDAVGRLRVFSSGFLEITCECTPGCQEDKLTPAAFEKHSGRETSRKWKNNIWVIVDGEKVPLYKTALLKYYNQASKNANGSSRSHNGKFHRDEFVRCTECNKERRFRLRNKEECRSYHDALADLNWKCSDMPYDEVTCEEDEERASRRVYRGCSRSPTCKGCTSCVCFGCEICRFSDCSCQTCSDFTRNAKA; the protein is encoded by the exons ATGGAGGATACTGCTAATGCTAATACGATGAAGATGAGGTTGTTTAGTGAAGAAGAGGTGAGGGATATTAGCGGGTTGAAAAGGGGCTGCGGCGGTAGCCGTGGCGGTAGCGATGGCGATGATTACGTAGAGGTGACGTGTGGCTGCACCAGCCACCGATATGGGGATGCTGTAGGTCGACTTAGGGTTTTCTCTTCTGGTTTTCTTGAAATCACCTGTGAATGCACCCCTGGTTGTCAGGAAG ACAAACTCACACCAGCTGCGTTTGAGAAACATTCTGGAAGAGAAACATCTAGGAAATGGAAGAATAATATCTGGGTTATTGTTGATGGGGAGAAAGTGCCTTTGTACAAGACAGCACTgctcaaatattacaatcaaGCATCAAAAAATGCTAATGGTTCAAGCAGATCACACAATGGGAAATTCCATCGTGATGAGTTTGTTAGATGCACTGAATGCAACAAAGAGCGCAGGTTCCGTCTCCGCAACAAAGAGGAATGCCGCAGTTACCATGATGCTTTGGCAGATTTAAATTGGAAATGCTCTGACATGCCTTATGATGA GGTTACATGTGAAGAGGATGAAGAAAGAGCAAGTCGCAGGGTCTACAGGGGCTGTTCCCGATCTCCAACATGCAAGGGTTGCACGTCTTGTGTCTGTTTTGGTTGTGAAATCTGTAGGTTTTCAGACTGCAGCTGCCAGACTTGCTCTGATTTCACTAGGAATGCAAAAGCTTAA
- the LOC113688755 gene encoding uncharacterized protein isoform X1, whose translation MVGSLQSPNPKKEEKECSNDLSFSVLGLEDLSFSCIDSFLDFDYIEDWIEENPEPYSKSMANDLGENSVGFSSEKVASEMFDKSLEIGSAGLVGEEGGRKLGSLGQEKVEFVGGEKGSEMGCQRFCDKIKVEEGIDGVDGIKSGGLGCSIEEEMGKVSLQGGWSDPDSVFGGLTGVKQVGEGCDNGNSEDDCGCDVVKSVEANISGTDGKEIGVVENSGAKTSKTSETMNVDNTEEKIGKNVSEGDVSESNSDSECESDSEIESSSSSSSSSSSSSGSSDDDDDDEVDGKEKRGSSKERKGQDLEMEEGEIVASDPEEMVAWSGDDEYGEDEGGSGVSTLGPPKSKNELTLLPPVPPVNVALLPHHKIQPVGVVLSVLGAQVIVEGVEKHNPLNEGSILWITESRSALGLVDEIFGPVRNPYYIVRYNSESEVPPGIQPGISISFVPEFANHVLNDKSLYSKGYDASGANDEELLEEEEFSDDEKEAEHRKMQRNKKRGTNDNKIGNVKKDEKRFGNWSRNSKYDSTVNRHLPMEGAKRQVDHSSHHVPPAVVSQHQGNGLHSLSLGQGSTCQPGLAPPFVQLASTTGFSALSGGANGIAFQQPQTVGFPGLPTNGMPTVRNPYYVGGCNSENEAEYGKTLKNENMRRNDDKFDNQKKDRLQLGNWSGNSRKDPAANPQGSLERGKLPFDHTKHHVPPLAPPPDQGNGSFSGLGQGLAFQPGLGSPFVQLSLGSGFSATSGGANAIPFQQPLSFGFPQLPVNVNPWVQQINQLHQMPSQNILSFQQQINASQNLPSNLVISGMQSGFGAEPSCSSQNAFHRLPFGVTTPGQQASLPINVGEQAVPVNMSETMHNYEPQQLASFTHKRDTYRSISHGKHYRGGRKPNRRGGGQFGGGRGRQQHG comes from the exons ATGGTAGGTTCTCTGCAAAGTCCCAACcctaaaaaagaagaaaaagaatgctCAAACGATCTTTCTTTCTCAGTCTTAGGCCTTGAAGATCTTTCTTTCTCATGTATAGactcttttcttgattttgattacATCGAGGATTGGATTGAGGAGAACCCAGAGCCATATAGTAAGAGTATGGCTAATGATTTGGGAGAAAACTCCGTTGGTTTTAGCTCAGAAAAAGTTGCATCTGAGATGTTTGATAAAAGTCTTGAAATAGGTTCAGCTGGGTTAGTTGGTGAAGAGGGTGGAAGAAAGTTGGGATCTTTGGGTCAAGAAAAGGTTGAATTTGTAGGAGGTGAGAAGGGTAGTGAAATGGGTTGTCAAAGGTTTTGTGATAAAATTAAGGTTGAAGAGGGGATAGATGGGGTTGACGGTATCAAGTCGGGAGGCCTGGGATGTTCTATTGAGGAAGAGATGGGGAAAGTTAGTTTGCAGGGAGGTTGGAGCGATCCAGATTctgtttttggtggtttgactggTGTAAAGCAAGTTGGAGAGGGTTGTGACAATGGAAATAGTGAGGATGATTGTGGTTGTGATGTGGTGAAAAGTGTTGAGGCAAACATTAGTGGTACTGATGGTAAGGAGATCGGTGTTGTTGAAAATTCTGGCGCGAAGACCAGTAAAACAAGTGAGACGATGAATGTAGATAATACTGAAGAAAAGATTGGTAAGAATGTGAGTGAGGGAGATGTGAGTGAAAGTAATAGTGACTCCGAGTGTGAAAGTGACAGTGAAATTGAAAgttcatcttcatcttcctcttcctcttcctcatcATCCGGCAgtagtgatgatgatgatgacgatgAAGTCGATGGCAAGGAGAAGCGGGGAAgtagcaaagaaagaaaaggacaaGATTTAGAGATGGAAGAGGGTGAGATAGTCGCTTCTGACCCAGAAGAGATGGTGGCCTGGAGCGGTGACGATGAATATGGCGAGGATGAGGGTGGCAGTGGCGTTTCCACGTTAGGGCCTCCTAAGTCCAAAAATGAACTCACG CTTCTTCCTCCAGTTCCTCCAGTGAATGTGGCCCTACTACCACACCATAAGATCCAGCCAGTTGGAGTTGTTTTATCG GTGTTGGGGGCTCAAGTCATTGTAGAAGGGGTTGAAAAACATAATCCTCTCAATGAGGGCTCTATATTGTGGATTACAGAAAGCAGGTCCGCACTGGGGTtagtggatgaaatttttggtccAGTGAGGAATCCTTACTACATTGTTAGGTACAATTCAGAAAGTGAAGTACCTCCTGGAATCCAACCAGGCATTTCAATATCTTTTGTTCCAGAATTTGCAAATCATGTCCTCAACGATAAGAGTCTTTACTCAAAAGGATATGATGCATCAGGAGCAAATGATGAAGAATtattagaagaagaagaattttcAGATGATGAGAAGGAGGCTGAGCACAGAAAAATGCAGAGGAACAAGAAAAGGGGCACCAATGATAATAAAATTGGAAACGTGAAAAAGGATGAAAAGAGATTTGGAAATTGGTCTAGGAACTCGAAATATGACTCTACAGTCAACAGACATTTACCTATGGAGGGAGCTAAGCGACAAGTTGACCACAGTAGCCATCATGTTCCCCCTGCTGTTGTATCGCAGCATCAAGGCAATGGGTTACACTCCTTGAGCCTAGGACAAGGTTCAACTTGTCAACCTGGGCTGGCTCCTCCATTTGTACAACTGGCATCAACCACTGGTTTTAGTGCGTTGTCTGGAGGGGCTAATGGCATTGCGTTCCAGCAGCCTCAAACTGTTGGCTTTCCTGGATTACCAACAAATGGCATGCCAACAGTGAGAAATCCTTATTATGTGGGAGGGTGCAACTCAGAAAATGAGGCAGAGTATGGTAAAACGCTGAAAAATGAGAATATGCGTAGAAATGATGACAAATTCGATAACCAGAAAAAGGATCGATTGCAATTGGGAAATTGGTCGGGGAATTCGAGGAAAGATCCTGCAGCTAACCCACAGGGATCTCTGGAGAGAGGTAAACTACCATTTGATCACACCAAGCATCATGTGCCCCCTTTGGCTCCACCACCAGATCAAGGCAATGGGTCATTCTCTGGTCTGGGACAAGGTTTGGCTTTTCAGCCTGGTTTGGGTTCTCCATTTGTCCAACTTTCCTTGGGCTCTGGTTTTAGCGCAACTTCTGGTGGGGCAAATGCAATCCCATTTCAGCAGCCTCTAAGTTTTGGCTTTCCTCAGTTACCCGTAAATGTTAACCCATGGGTGCAACAAATTAATCAGCTTCATCAAATGCCTTCGCAGAACATATTGTCGTTCCAACAGCAAATTAATGCTAGTCAAAATTTGCCTTCTAACCTGGTTATATCAGGCATGCAGTCAGGTTTTGGTGCAGAACCTTCATGCTCGAGTCAAAATGCATTTCACCGTTTACCATTTGGAGTGACTACACCAGGTCAACAGGCCTCCCTCCCCATAAATGTAGGAGAACAGGCAGTTCCAGTAAACATGTCTGAGACAATGCACAATTATGAACCACAGCAACTTGCATCTTTTACTCATAAACGGGACACATACCGAAGCATTAGTCATGGTAAGCATTATCGTGGAGGTAGAAAACCAAATCGTAGGGGTGGTGGTCAATTTGGAGGTGGAAGGGGCAGGCAACAACATGGCTAA
- the LOC113688755 gene encoding uncharacterized protein isoform X2 produces the protein MVGSLQSPNPKKEEKECSNDLSFSVLGLEDLSFSCIDSFLDFDYIEDWIEENPEPYSKSMANDLGENSVGFSSEKVASEMFDKSLEIGSAGLVGEEGGRKLGSLGQEKVEFVGGEKGSEMGCQRFCDKIKVEEGIDGVDGIKSGGLGCSIEEEMGKVSLQGGWSDPDSVFGGLTGVKQVGEGCDNGNSEDDCGCDVVKSVEANISGTDGKEIGVVENSGAKTSKTSETMNVDNTEEKIGKNVSEGDVSESNSDSECESDSEIESSSSSSSSSSSSSGSSDDDDDDEVDGKEKRGSSKERKGQDLEMEEGEIVASDPEEMVAWSGDDEYGEDEGGSGVSTLGPPKSKNELTVLGAQVIVEGVEKHNPLNEGSILWITESRSALGLVDEIFGPVRNPYYIVRYNSESEVPPGIQPGISISFVPEFANHVLNDKSLYSKGYDASGANDEELLEEEEFSDDEKEAEHRKMQRNKKRGTNDNKIGNVKKDEKRFGNWSRNSKYDSTVNRHLPMEGAKRQVDHSSHHVPPAVVSQHQGNGLHSLSLGQGSTCQPGLAPPFVQLASTTGFSALSGGANGIAFQQPQTVGFPGLPTNGMPTVRNPYYVGGCNSENEAEYGKTLKNENMRRNDDKFDNQKKDRLQLGNWSGNSRKDPAANPQGSLERGKLPFDHTKHHVPPLAPPPDQGNGSFSGLGQGLAFQPGLGSPFVQLSLGSGFSATSGGANAIPFQQPLSFGFPQLPVNVNPWVQQINQLHQMPSQNILSFQQQINASQNLPSNLVISGMQSGFGAEPSCSSQNAFHRLPFGVTTPGQQASLPINVGEQAVPVNMSETMHNYEPQQLASFTHKRDTYRSISHGKHYRGGRKPNRRGGGQFGGGRGRQQHG, from the exons ATGGTAGGTTCTCTGCAAAGTCCCAACcctaaaaaagaagaaaaagaatgctCAAACGATCTTTCTTTCTCAGTCTTAGGCCTTGAAGATCTTTCTTTCTCATGTATAGactcttttcttgattttgattacATCGAGGATTGGATTGAGGAGAACCCAGAGCCATATAGTAAGAGTATGGCTAATGATTTGGGAGAAAACTCCGTTGGTTTTAGCTCAGAAAAAGTTGCATCTGAGATGTTTGATAAAAGTCTTGAAATAGGTTCAGCTGGGTTAGTTGGTGAAGAGGGTGGAAGAAAGTTGGGATCTTTGGGTCAAGAAAAGGTTGAATTTGTAGGAGGTGAGAAGGGTAGTGAAATGGGTTGTCAAAGGTTTTGTGATAAAATTAAGGTTGAAGAGGGGATAGATGGGGTTGACGGTATCAAGTCGGGAGGCCTGGGATGTTCTATTGAGGAAGAGATGGGGAAAGTTAGTTTGCAGGGAGGTTGGAGCGATCCAGATTctgtttttggtggtttgactggTGTAAAGCAAGTTGGAGAGGGTTGTGACAATGGAAATAGTGAGGATGATTGTGGTTGTGATGTGGTGAAAAGTGTTGAGGCAAACATTAGTGGTACTGATGGTAAGGAGATCGGTGTTGTTGAAAATTCTGGCGCGAAGACCAGTAAAACAAGTGAGACGATGAATGTAGATAATACTGAAGAAAAGATTGGTAAGAATGTGAGTGAGGGAGATGTGAGTGAAAGTAATAGTGACTCCGAGTGTGAAAGTGACAGTGAAATTGAAAgttcatcttcatcttcctcttcctcttcctcatcATCCGGCAgtagtgatgatgatgatgacgatgAAGTCGATGGCAAGGAGAAGCGGGGAAgtagcaaagaaagaaaaggacaaGATTTAGAGATGGAAGAGGGTGAGATAGTCGCTTCTGACCCAGAAGAGATGGTGGCCTGGAGCGGTGACGATGAATATGGCGAGGATGAGGGTGGCAGTGGCGTTTCCACGTTAGGGCCTCCTAAGTCCAAAAATGAACTCACG GTGTTGGGGGCTCAAGTCATTGTAGAAGGGGTTGAAAAACATAATCCTCTCAATGAGGGCTCTATATTGTGGATTACAGAAAGCAGGTCCGCACTGGGGTtagtggatgaaatttttggtccAGTGAGGAATCCTTACTACATTGTTAGGTACAATTCAGAAAGTGAAGTACCTCCTGGAATCCAACCAGGCATTTCAATATCTTTTGTTCCAGAATTTGCAAATCATGTCCTCAACGATAAGAGTCTTTACTCAAAAGGATATGATGCATCAGGAGCAAATGATGAAGAATtattagaagaagaagaattttcAGATGATGAGAAGGAGGCTGAGCACAGAAAAATGCAGAGGAACAAGAAAAGGGGCACCAATGATAATAAAATTGGAAACGTGAAAAAGGATGAAAAGAGATTTGGAAATTGGTCTAGGAACTCGAAATATGACTCTACAGTCAACAGACATTTACCTATGGAGGGAGCTAAGCGACAAGTTGACCACAGTAGCCATCATGTTCCCCCTGCTGTTGTATCGCAGCATCAAGGCAATGGGTTACACTCCTTGAGCCTAGGACAAGGTTCAACTTGTCAACCTGGGCTGGCTCCTCCATTTGTACAACTGGCATCAACCACTGGTTTTAGTGCGTTGTCTGGAGGGGCTAATGGCATTGCGTTCCAGCAGCCTCAAACTGTTGGCTTTCCTGGATTACCAACAAATGGCATGCCAACAGTGAGAAATCCTTATTATGTGGGAGGGTGCAACTCAGAAAATGAGGCAGAGTATGGTAAAACGCTGAAAAATGAGAATATGCGTAGAAATGATGACAAATTCGATAACCAGAAAAAGGATCGATTGCAATTGGGAAATTGGTCGGGGAATTCGAGGAAAGATCCTGCAGCTAACCCACAGGGATCTCTGGAGAGAGGTAAACTACCATTTGATCACACCAAGCATCATGTGCCCCCTTTGGCTCCACCACCAGATCAAGGCAATGGGTCATTCTCTGGTCTGGGACAAGGTTTGGCTTTTCAGCCTGGTTTGGGTTCTCCATTTGTCCAACTTTCCTTGGGCTCTGGTTTTAGCGCAACTTCTGGTGGGGCAAATGCAATCCCATTTCAGCAGCCTCTAAGTTTTGGCTTTCCTCAGTTACCCGTAAATGTTAACCCATGGGTGCAACAAATTAATCAGCTTCATCAAATGCCTTCGCAGAACATATTGTCGTTCCAACAGCAAATTAATGCTAGTCAAAATTTGCCTTCTAACCTGGTTATATCAGGCATGCAGTCAGGTTTTGGTGCAGAACCTTCATGCTCGAGTCAAAATGCATTTCACCGTTTACCATTTGGAGTGACTACACCAGGTCAACAGGCCTCCCTCCCCATAAATGTAGGAGAACAGGCAGTTCCAGTAAACATGTCTGAGACAATGCACAATTATGAACCACAGCAACTTGCATCTTTTACTCATAAACGGGACACATACCGAAGCATTAGTCATGGTAAGCATTATCGTGGAGGTAGAAAACCAAATCGTAGGGGTGGTGGTCAATTTGGAGGTGGAAGGGGCAGGCAACAACATGGCTAA
- the LOC113690983 gene encoding uncharacterized protein, which yields MVCFCFLVDQTRKVRRSKPAAGICSRCGGGASVADMKTATRFCHVPFYWKTWRAIICTFCGAILRSYH from the coding sequence atGGTTTGCTTCTGTTTTCTAGTTGATCAGACAAGGAAGGTGAGGAGGAGCAAACCGGCGGCCGGAATTTGCTCAAGATGCGGGGGAGGAGCCAGTGTGGCTGATATGAAGACTGCTACAAGATTCTGCCATGTACCCTTTTACTGGAAGACTTGGAGGGCAATAATATGTACATTTTGTGGAGCAATTCTCAGGTCTTACCACTGA
- the LOC113690223 gene encoding pentatricopeptide repeat-containing protein At1g03540-like: MKKFLQRHYSSFLLPKSPRPTSIPPPTTSQIIHLCRSGYLSDAIHLLNCTHSDFCKVSSRPPILYATLIQACTKLSSFAQGLQFHAHVIKSGLETDRFVGNSLLALYFKLCPNFRDTRKVFDGLFYKDVVSWSSIISGYIRMGKPGFSIDLYMEMVGCGVEPNGFTLSAVIKACAELGELRLGKCFHGVVIKCGFQFNHVIASALIDMYGRNYESGDSRKLFDELIEPDAICWTSVISAYTRNDLYEKALGFFYRMHRKGGLFPDGFTFGSLLTALGNLGWLKHSRQVHAKAIAAGFSGNVFIESSLVDTYAKCGLVNESQLVFDRMIEKNAVSWCALLGGYCQKGDFEKVVELFRHMEEVDLYSFGTVLRACAGLAAVRPGKEVHCQYLRRGGWRDVIVESALVDLYAKCGCVDFAFRIFSQMPVRNLITWNSMISGFAQNGRGGEAIKMFNEMIKLGVKPDRISFVSVLFACSHSGLLDQGRQYFVSMKDNYGIKAEISHYSCMVDLLGRAGKIEDAEDLINSSEFRNDSSLWAALLGSCTTGTDPTVAERIAKKMMELKPDYHLSYVLLANVYREIGRWNDALELRRQMQDKKVNKMPGMSWVETNSGISFLSYENPLEMPARDLVEEERGSILSVES, from the coding sequence ATGAAGAAATTCTTGCAACGACATTACAGCTCCTTTCTTCTCCCCAAGTCCCCCAGACCTACCTCAATCCCACCTCCTACAACCTCCCAAATCATCCATCTCTGCAGGTCTGGTTATCTTTCTGATGCAATTCACCTCCTAAACTGCACACATTCAGACTTCTGCAAAGTCTCCTCACGACCCCCAATACTCTACGCAACTTTAATTCAAGCATGCACCAAGTTATCTTCCTTCGCACAGGGCCTTCAATTCCATGCCCATGTCATCAAATCAGGCCTGGAAACAGACCGTTTCGTAGGAAACAGTCTGCTGGCTCTGTACTTCAAACTGTGTCCGAATTTCCGGGACACCCGGAAGGTGTTTGATGGATTGTTTTACAAGGATGTTGTGTCTTGGAGTTCAATAATATCAGGGTATATTCGCATGGGAAAGCCCGGGTTTTCGATTGATTTGTATATGGAAATGGTGGGTTGTGGAGTTGAGCCAAACGGGTTTACGTTGTCTGCTGTTATTAAAGCGTGTGCAGAACTTGGAGAGTTGAGATTGGGGAAATGCTTTCATGGGGTTGTGATAAAGTGTGGGTTTCAGTTTAATCATGTCATTGCTAGTGCTTTGATTGATATGTATGGGAGAAATTATGAGTCAGGTGATTCGCGGAAATTGTTTGATGAGTTGATTGAACCGGATGCAATCTGTTGGACTTCGGTGATTTCTGCTTATACAAGGAATGACTTGTATGAGAAAGCTCTTGGATTTTTTTACAGGATGCATAGGAAGGGTGGGTTATTTCCCGATGGCTTTACGTTTGGGAGCCTTTTGACTGCTTTGGGAAATTTAGGATGGTTGAAGCATAGTAGACAAGTTCATGCTAAGGCAATTGCAGCTGGATTCTCTGGAAATGTGTTCATTGAGAGTAGTTTGGTGGATACGTATGCGAAGTGTGGATTGGTTAATGAATCTCAGCTTGTTTTTGATAGAATGATAGAGAAGAATGCAGTTTCATGGTGTGCATTGCTTGGAGGTTATTGCCAAAAGGGTGATTTTGAAAAGGTTGTCGAGCTTTTTAGGCACATGGAAGAGGTTGACCTTTATAGTTTTGGAACAGTTCTCCGTGCCTGTGCAGGTTTGGCTGCTGTCCGCCCAGGGAAGGAAGTCCATTGCCAGTATCTAAGAAGGGGTGGCTGGAGAGATGTTATTGTAGAATCAGCCTTGGTTGATTTGTATGCAAAATGTGGCTgtgttgattttgctttcaGAATTTTTTCACAGATGCCAGTCAGGAATTTGATAACGTGGAACTCAATGATCTCTGGATTTGCTCAGAATGGAAGGGGAGGAGAAGCTATTAAAATGTTTAATGAGATGATTAAACTGGGGGTCAAGCCTGATCGTATTAGTTTTGTAAGTGTTCTTTTTGCTTGTAGTCATAGTGGGTTGTTAGATCAAGGTCGTCAATACTTTGTATCGATGAAAGATAATTACggaatcaaagctgaaatttcacaCTATAGTTGCATGGTAGACCTTTTAGGTAGGGCAGGCAAGATAGAAGATGCTGAAGATTTGATAAATAGTTCAGAATTTAGAAATGATTCATCTTTGTGGGCAGCTCTTCTTGGTTCTTGTACTACAGGTACAGATCCTACTGTTGCAGAACGTATTGCTAAGAAAATGATGGAACTGAAACCTGATTATCATTTAAGTTATGTTCTTTTGGCCAACGTCTATAGAGAAATTGGCCGGTGGAACGATGCTCTTGAGCTCAGGAGGCAAATGCAGGATAAAAAGGTTAACAAGATGCCTGGGATGAGTTGGGTTGAAACTAACTCCGGCATCAGTTTTTTGTCTTATGAGAATCCTTTGGAAATGCCTGCAAGAGATCTTGTTGAAGAGGAAAGGGGTTCAATTTTGTCGGTGGAATCATAG